tTCTCTTCTGGCTCGGCTTTCCACGAGGCCGGTCGGGGCGGACCGGCCGGCGGACACGGGACACACAACAGTTTGGGGTTTGGGCTCAGGGAGAAACTACTCATCACAGGGAAAAAAGACGCCGGCCGTGTCGAAACTTGGCTTGGGCAAGAGGACGAAGTGGTAGGTCGCTCGCTCGGTATCGCACTCGATCGCGCTCGGGAACAAGGGAACGAACGCACGTCACGTACGCCGCGCGCCACCAGCGCGGCTCAGCGACTTGTCCTCGACGGCATTACGGTTTGTCAGCAGACACGACACGCCGGATTCTGTTTCCGGAAACGGACAGAGAAGAGAAGATACGGCCTTTGACGTGTGTTGTATGTTAGGATAATAATAATGTGTGTGCGCGCTTCTTGTGAATTTGAGTTCATCACCTGACTCAACTTCAGGCCATCACTAAATTTGGAAACAGGTCATGTCGTTTACTTTTCATGATCACTTGCAAAACTTTGACCAAAGCTTTTTCCAGAACTATTTTTCTTCAGTTTTCCTAAAAAGCAGGTGCATGAAATCTGCCTTTTTATTCAGGCGACGTGGTTGTCCTTTGATCTGTCTTTTCTTTGTGTGAATTTAGATCCATTAGATCTTCATCTGATGGTTCACAGTTGTTGCCTGAAGAGATGCTGTTTTTCAAGCACCTGGAAAATAGCAAATCCCATTTTTCTTTGCTGAACCCGCTATTCAGAACAACGAAAAAATATATATGGTGGTTATTACTATGCTCAAAAAATAAAATGGGATCTAAAAGCATATTTTTAGAGGTGCATGCTAATTCCAGCCATCTTTGAAGATGCGTTCATAGAGACGGTTGGTTTTGGAGTTGTCTCTATAGATACAGCTTTAGAGGCAGCTTGCCTCACCGACCACTATAGaggcggctcctttgtccaaaaAAGGTTCGTTGCTAAAAATTATTTCTGTAGCAGTGCATTCTTACTTTCTTAGTGCCAAGGTTGATAAGATATGCTTTCTGAGCGACATCAGCATGACTTAAAACCACTCGTGCTCCTGGACAAGTTGGGGTTGTCGTGGAGTGATCGTGAAGCGCCATGGTCGTGAGGAGGTGATTACTGGGTTCCTCAAGCCAGCTTTGGATGGTGGGCTATATGGAGATTTTTGCTGCTTAGGAGTGTCGCTTTTAGTTACTACTCGTGTTGATTTACAGTACTAACTTTCTCTCTTAGTGCTTAGCTGGATTtggtaaaaaaatattttttaacaTAATTACATGACTGTGAATAATCTTGCAAGGAATGTGTTGGTCTCTGGGTAAGCCTGGCCTTACAAAAGTTCGTGTGTTGTAATGTTCCCTTTCTCTTAATGAAACACCTGCTCTGCCACACacgaaaaaaatatatatattcaaGACCGATCAAGCTTAATCAGCATATATTATAAGATTACTTCCATTTGCCCAATCATACTCCTACTCCATTTACCCAATCATACTGTATGGGACcattagcatatatatatatgcgattCGATCATATGCCAAAATTCTATATTATCGCACTATATTTAGAAACCAATGTAAAAAATGTCTATCTTTGAAGCCGGCTATTTCCCGTACGCAATGAACGGACTGATTGGTGTTTCTGTTGAAAAGGAGAAAATCAAATCGGCAGGCAAGAAAAACATGAACGAACCAAGGAGAAAAAACCACCACTAAACAAGGCTATTCTTAGGTAAATCCATATGtagctttttttttgtttcttccaTGCTCAGCAAAACTCATTCATCTTATAGCGATAAtaatgacttccgtataagctgCAGACTTTCCGTACAGTTGCAGGAGAGCACATACTAGTCACTTCAATTTCCGGAGATTACCTGTACGTATAGTGGCTTATACTGTACCTTCCTGTACTACACAGAACAATGTACGGAGCACTCAGCAGACGCTCTTTAATTTGTAGGAATATACAGTGCACATTCGTACCCAATCGATCGCCACAAACATTTCCCTGACTCCCTGTTCGGTAACAGTAGTAGCGCACACAGCAGACGCCAGGACACTGGCTGGTCCTGAACCtgcagagactttgcttgcatctccctcgctcttcttcttctctccctccctctctcttcaCGTGGACAAATTTAAATCCTTCAGCCTTCACCATTTGTTCTGTAGCATTTAGCTACTTCCAAATGTTCCCTAGCAAAACTTCCGATGTGTGTGCCTGCTACACAGTCTCTACGTTACTAGTACTACAGCACGACTGTACGAGAAAGAGACGCAGGCGGCAGGGACAAGAAAGTCATCAAGCAGCTGTATTAGGCAAGCAATAACCATGCATACTAGGCAGGAGGCACTGGGATGCGTGCTTTGGTCGATCTGCTTGGCCTAGCTCTTCCTGCGCGCGCGCTGTCCTGATCGACCTAGCAAAGCCACAATCAATGCCTATGCTTCTGCATTCTGCTCGGCCCCCGCCCCCCGCCCCCCGGCCCCTTTCGACTTTGAAAGCAGCGCGACCCAGAGCAGAAACCAACATGAAATATAGCCACTGCGCCACTGCACATCATCATGCAACGAGAAAAGGCATATCCAGAAGAGCACGAGACAACAAGCAGTAAACGTCCAAAGCATCCTGCTTAGATGCTGGTCTCTGGCCCGGCCTCCACATGATGAGCTTGATCCACATCCGGGGAGACCAGATCACCACCCATCTCCAGCCAAATTTAAATAGTGTCTAGTAAGCACTTTGAAAAACACCACAAAAATTGTACGGAAATAACGAAAACCAACATGTTGCATGCAGCTGTCAGCAGCATATGAACACGGAAATTAACGAAAACAAAACTAGATTAAAAGTTTACTCGATCTCCCTGATCGGCCCTCACTTAGCTTACCGTTCCATGCATGCGCGCGAAAGCAAGCCTTCACGTGCATGATCGTCCCTGTTTATTGACTTCCTTCTTGCATTTTCTTCTTGTTGTCTTGTGTTGTTGTTCTTCATTCCCATCACTTCATCTGGGCCGGGTCCAGGGAGCCGATGTGGAGCCCGGGCGGCGCCATGGCGCCcctgccgacgccgaggaagtcTCTTGTGCTCAGCTTGCCGTCGTCCACGCCCCCGAACCCTGCAGTAGTGCCGGAGAAGCCGCCGGTGCCGCTGCCACCAGCCAGGGAGTTCATGATGAGCTGATGGAAGTGTGCCTCGTGAGACGTCGTCCCTTCTCCTGCGGCCCTGCCAGTAGTAGTCCCCTGGCCGCTGGCGGCGCTGAAGCCCGTAGCACGGAGCAGCGCGCCGTTGTGGGAGGTGCTCGACGTCGAGCCCATCTGAGCCGCCTTCATCAGGAGCGCCGTGGCCGAGTTCTGGGCCAGCCCGGCCGATGGAGATGAGTTGTACAGGGCAGGAAAGCCGCCGCTGAGGTGGCTTCCGAGGGACGGCATCACGTTGTTGCCATGTTCTGCGCTTCCACTGCCGCCGGCGCCGCTAACGTTGAACTGGTCTTGGATGACAAGGCGCGCGTCCAGGCTGCCGGACGTGCCACCACCATTGTTGCCAGCTGAGAAGAACCCAAGGTTCAGGAGGTTGTTACCGTTGGCGACGGCGGCGTTGCTGCTGCCCGGCCCCGGCTGGTGGTGCTGCTCGGGGAGTTGCATCAGGCCATGGAAGGGCGCCTTGCCGTGGAGCAGAGGGCCCTGGCTGCCCTGGGAGCCGTCCTCGGAGAAATCCTGGGCggcaggaggagcgccgccgccgaggaagtaagatgacgaggaggccgacgcctGAGAACGGAAAATGGAGCTGGAGCCCGAAGAAGATGGCATGATGTGGTCAAACtgcgcagctgctgctgctgaagaGGACTGGCCGGCTTGGTCTGCAAAGCCATGCATCTGGGCGACGGTGCCGGAGAGCCCGAGGCTCATGGTGCCGGGGCCGGCGTAGAGGCCGGCGCCCAGGGGCGGCATCTGCGCGCTCTCACGAGCCAGCGCGTCGCAGAAGGCGCGGTGGGTGATGAAGCTGTCCCtcctgcatgcatgcatacatggAAGAGTTAAAATCTAAAGAAATTACAACGAATATACATAATAATTAAGAGTAGAGTACATACAGGTTTAGCTTACCAAACCTTGCAATGATATCTTAGCTAGATTTCATAAAAATATTCAAGTCGTTTATGAATAAATAATAGAACATAACAACCAATATAAAATCAAATGCCAACATAGGCGCTCGTTCAAATCAAAATTAGATGTTGTTTGAGGCTGTTTATCTGGGTTTGCAAATATATATGTTGTTTTTCTGTAGGCAAGTGGCAGCATTACGTGGACGC
The nucleotide sequence above comes from Miscanthus floridulus cultivar M001 unplaced genomic scaffold, ASM1932011v1 fs_558_2_3, whole genome shotgun sequence. Encoded proteins:
- the LOC136532249 gene encoding protein indeterminate-domain 5, chloroplastic-like, translating into MAAASSAPFFGLGDTQMQPQAGSSSLQQNSTAAPGAAVPPPKKKRNQPGNPNPDAEVIALSPRTLLATNRFVCEVCKKGFQREQNLQLHRRGHNLPWKLKQKNPLQAQRRRVYLCPEPTCVHHDPSRALGDLTGIKKHYCRKHGEKKWKCDKCNKRYAVQSDWKAHSKTCGTREYRCDCGTLFSRRDSFITHRAFCDALARESAQMPPLGAGLYAGPGTMSLGLSGTVAQMHGFADQAGQSSSAAAAAQFDHIMPSSSGSSSIFRSQASASSSSYFLGGGAPPAAQDFSEDGSQGSQGPLLHGKAPFHGLMQLPEQHHQPGPGSSNAAVANGNNLLNLGFFSAGNNGGGTSGSLDARLVIQDQFNVSGAGGSGSAEHGNNVMPSLGSHLSGGFPALYNSSPSAGLAQNSATALLMKAAQMGSTSSTSHNGALLRATGFSAASGQGTTTGRAAGEGTTSHEAHFHQLIMNSLAGGSGTGGFSGTTAGFGGVDDGKLSTRDFLGVGRGAMAPPGLHIGSLDPAQMK